In Zingiber officinale cultivar Zhangliang chromosome 1A, Zo_v1.1, whole genome shotgun sequence, the DNA window gcaaaatacaaaaataaatcagATGACAAATTGATTTATGTGATTTAGGAAATTTCAATTGTTTACTCACGATCTTTATCTTGTGAAGGGAAGTGGCATCCAGCAGCCCACGGCGGCAGAGCTCCACCGCCTCAGCTCGCGCCCGTGCCTGCCACTCCGGGTGCAGAGCCAGCAACATGAGGCACCATGAGGCGGTGACGGCCGTCGTCTCGTGGCCGGCAAAGTAAATGTTCTTGCAGTTGTCCACCACGAAGCTACTAGCTTCGTCGCTGCCGGCGCTTCTTATGATGGCTTGCAGCAAGTTTTGCTGCTTCTGCTCGCCTCCGTCGACTTCCCGCTGCCTCACCACTGTTTTCGTGATCAGGGACTTAATCTCTTCGTTTAGTCTCCGCGCTTCCCGGGCTTGTTTTGTGGGTAGAAATCTGACATATTTAACAATAACAATAGTAGGAGTAGAAGATTAAGTAATTAATGATGAGGTACTAcctttatattaaaaaaaagttGATTAATTACCTTAAACCAAACATTTCAGAAAAAATATTTGATGCTGAAACATTCTCTTGGAGTTCTCTCAACTTCAAGAAGATATCCTTCCCTTGGACATAATCGCTGCCAAAACATGTTCTTGAAATAACGTCTGCCGAATAGCACCTCAACTCCTCTTCTACTTCTATTTCTACACTTCCTCCTTGCCCACGCAACGTTTCCTCCCATGACGCCAACAGTGAACTTGCAGAATCTACCATCAAATCCACCATCCCCTGCATTTACAATTTCTATTTTATACACATGTTTCCATGACTTCCAATTATAACGaaataaaaaatggaaaaaaaaaaatggagtttACCTTGACTTTGTCAGAGAAGAATTCTGGTGCCAAAATTTTTCTTTGGCGAGCCCAAACTTCTCCACTGGACTTTAGAATGCCTTGACCGAAGAGAAGTTCATGTGTCTTCTTCTGGTGAGAAGCCTTTCCCAAGCTTAAAGATGAAGAAAGGCTTATTTCCCTAATTAAATCTGTCTGGCAGAGATGCAAGGCGACCACATTGCAGACCGAGTAGCTAAATACTGGACCTGCATGAAAAATTCATGCTGATAATTAACTGTTCTATGCGAAGGTAAATATAAATGCATGATATATAGTATATGCAAGTATAGAGAATAAGCAAAACTCAGAAATCACCATAGTCTTTCCTCCATTTGTCGAAGTATGGAAACACCGTGGGAGTATATCCATGCTTTATTTCGTGTCCTCCTCGAGAATTTACTGCCATTTGAAGCCTCTTTATTTCCTTTGAATTTCCAAAGAGAAATGAAGGTCGAGGGCCTACTATTCCTTGCTGCCGCAGCTTTCTAAGGATACTTTGTGGCTTCAACCAAACGATATAATACCAATACAAAATCAAGGTGCACACTCCTGTCAAGCACAAGCAAAGCAACATCTGCAAGCGTAGTTCCATATCAAACATCTCTACGTCtgtatatttcttttatttgtttgagAGCGCAACAAGAATATATATAGGTGGTGTTTATAATTATAATACTCAGACTTAATTGATTgctttatgtttagttcattGAATAATAAAATGATTGTGTTGTGACTTAGGAGTTATGAATTCGAGTCTAAAAATTAATGATAtgtaataaattcttttttaaaCACCACATTAATGAGAATTTCGTGCATCCAAACATCCTATTAATTAAGGGTTTCAATTTAGGTGGATCCGATCGAATTTGGATcgcattggattttttttttaaaaaaaatttcaatccgaaccaaaattcaattcgaaatcTTTAAATCCGAATCCAAACTCAACCAACCCAAATCCGATCCGAATAatctgaaaatttaatttaaaatgattttttttaaattattttccttataatttatcatttttatctCAATGTTTtatcattatcatactaacattagtattaatatatataaaaatatcttaattttaaaaataaaatttaatttaatgttaaaAAATTCACTAAATATTAAATTCAGATCAATCTAGGATCAACCCGAATCTaatccaaaattaatttaaaaattttcaacttaaaaatcctTCCACCTAAACTTGatccaaatttaaaaatattagacCTAaaccttattttattttttttagatggaTTCAGATTAAatcatattaaatttatttttaatagcCCTATTGTTAACTTAAtggataacaaaaaaaaaaaaaattagctgtcctttgtttttcattttccgaTACATCTTTCAATGTTTTTTTAAAGTAGTATCTACACACCAATTGCTTTATTGCATAATTATCATAATTATCTCCTTCCGTCGTCACATTAGTTTAATCTTTGATTAGACAGCAATGTGAATATGGAGGAAGGAATCTCGTGGAGCATTTAAGTCCAGATAAGGATGGAGATGGATTAGTTATTATATTGTTGAAGCTGCATCATCAAGCTATCTATTCCCAACAAAGTCCGAAGACTATCCATATGTATTTTACAACGCGATGGAGTTTGTTAGCACTACAAGCCAATACTGATGTCCACTCAATCAGGTTGAGGATGGAAAATAATTGGATTTACTTGTTGAAATCATTTGAGTTCGATCAACAGTACGTAGTGAAAGTTCAATTTAGCtatatgagagagagagagagagagagagagagagagagagagagaataaaaACTCATCCAAGGTTGAAGGTTCTGCTAGCTAGTTGACGTGGTTGATGCTTCAAATGGTGGAGACGATGCATCGACTGTATGAAGATGTTGAGTTGAAGTGGAGAAAATTGTTAGGTTTTAAGatgccctaggtggagaaaatcttTGTAGTACCTTTTGTTTGGATGAGACTGACTTGTCTTTATTCTTTGAAGGTAGTCCATAGAGGGCTTGTCCATGGGATTTGCTTTTTCTATATCTTTCTCCTGAGCAGTACTGCTTAATTTAATACAACTGATTGCTACATACAACTTATCTTTGTAGTGAATTTACTTTATTGTTAATTGAGCACTACCTAGACAAAATTGTTGGGCTTGGTGCAAATATACTGATTCTGTTTCCACTGCGAACCATCACAAATACATGCGTGCCATGTCAAAAACAATCATGATTGCTAGGTAATCTTACCAACATTGGTTGCCTCTCGTATAAGTTTCAAAATCTTCGTTGATTTATTCCTATTACTTGTCAAGATAACTCTTGATCTATAATAATTAATGTGGCATTTTGTTCGGACCCTACCAATCTCTCTATTTACACAATGACAAACTCTATAGTCTTAAATACTTTTGCTATTCCTTGACAAGCTAATTGTTTGTCCGTCTTTGGTTTAGCACTTTCTTCCTAGCTCCCAGAATTCAGAACGTAACTTTAGTAAGCATGAGTACATTGTTACTCTGGTTTGTCATAGCTTGATCCATCTTACTTTTTGTGTCATGTTccggaggagtccttgtccgaaaaaatttcgacagcacctctcctgtacggcggacaatctgaaactttctacaatcactataaatacctcagccacatgcggctggaataataacatgtaaataaaccaaTCACCGCGCAATTTAATAGTAGACAAATAtagcagtaataagatgactcgaaaacaaccctactcaactacactcgtaaagctcaaaacatattcctactccactacactcgtaaagctcaaaaccggcaataaaaccaacttacctcttctgccacctaagcaggcatgtagtaaaacatatcgaataaaaatccatcaacaaggacaatccatacaatatccaggtATCAAACGAAAATAAGTGTAAACATGGtcaaataagaagcaaaacaaaatcaaaagatccataagtcttcggggtcttcaggggaccagcaactagaactctctcctgacagcatcatcctgaaatataacaacaatggaggcggggtgagtccaacactcagtaggtacaattgatatgcaaagtaaggaaataacacctagcactaatcatgcgtacagtctcctgataaaataaaggtaaatgcaaaccgaagtaaaacaggagagaaactgtactaaccaggacctgggtataaggacaaacagtccgagtgatagggaaatcctgtatgcatgtcaaatataggtatccaaacaatatgcagcatataaatgcagcaagcacaaacacaaccaataaaagcatcatgcatatgatgccaatgtcatggtcacccctgacgtcagtcagccaactcacaacaaaagtgggaccaagtgggtagggctatgacgaccgtgcactccgcatcactactcctgatgagtgatcgagagaacgggatgctgtcgaagtacatacatactcctaccccaaatcgtaaatgggggagctcagtgctctcatctcctggtacactatgacagggagggatctctaacgttctacacgctgcgtcacactacccctgagcggaccaacggagcaccggaagagcaaactgacgtgctaccacgctgcgtcacgctacccatgagcgtcaacaacggagcaccgaacattgatgaaactggcgatgtgctcgacaataatggagcaatctatcacacagcatgcaatcatgcgaatggtacatgacactaagcatggtaatatactaaaccagtctatggacatataatgatgtgcaccatagtaaattaatcatatcaaagtacactgatcaaataaggtatcaaacctaggtcctgaacatggtgaagcatggttatatcactacccctatgagcatgtgtaatcaggtacataatgactcgaaatgcaaaacaaacaatcaatcaagcaggtaacaggtaatcgggtagtgattaaccgaaacaaatgaagaacataattaatgcaacttgttaatgtcactactatgcatatcaaagacaataagtcaaaagtacccgcctccgataaaatgatctaaatctgactccgagatactcgtctcgcgtcaaagtcctgtgataaatcgtacaatttagctaaacaaaattcctaaaactatttagggcaaaaccctaaaccaaaaacACATACACATAATCAATATACACATGATCGTCTAACTAAATCCTCCAATTcagaacatgatctacaacagaACTCAAATACACTTAATCCTTACCCTAATTCACAATCCAAGtgaaggttgcttgctgctgaaaTTTGAACAAGCAATTGTTTGTTGATCCACCGCACACAGAAACCCGCTGTAATTCTTCCTTCAATTCACAGCCCTCACTTCTGTGGACTAAGTCTACTGTTGCTGATCAAATAACGCCACATCCCCACTTCCTCACCAATTCTATGACCTAAATTAGTAGCAAAGAGAAGATCACAATCAAGATTGGAGATTCCTGCCAAGAATTAACCTAATTCCAACTAACTTACCTCCCAAGATCGATTAGGGCACGTGAAATGAACACACGGTGCCGGCTCGATCAAAATGACAGAGAGATCAGTGAAGGGGGTGCTCTGCCGAGGTGCGTCCATGCGGAGATGGCCGAAGAAGAGAGGAGACACGAGCGGTCAGCAATCGGGCGGGCGCCGGTAGTGAAGTCGGCAGTGTTCAACAGGTGTGAGGCTCGGCGATgtggcggagatgctagggctcggcggcgggccggcgctagggcagagagacACCAAGTCTGTAGAGGAAGAGGACTGTGGTGGCACCGGCTAGGGCTCAGGCGACTGGAGTTCCTGTGGCCGGCGGTGTCTCGGCGTCGGAACGGCAGTGGCTCGCGTGAGGGAggagaggctagggcatgggGTGGCGTCGGGAGGAAAggctcggcttcaccgagaagaggagaagataaaGGGAGGAACCGCtacagccggcggttagggcagattcGCCGCGAGGGGGAGCAGACGCGGGGGAAGGAGTCGGGAGGAGAAGCACAGGTTCGACgtgaggagaagagagcaaataaaaacaaggaaaaagaaaatagaaaaaaaagaattaagaaaaatcaacttttccttatttaaatggggtagccaaaacaggcttttccggaccccgttttattccccgttaactcgtccatacgagctccgaaaaattcccgaaaaatttccaaaaattccggaaaattcccttattaatattcgcttattttcccgtattttacattctcccccactaataaaaatttgatccccaaattttcattatctaccatcagcaagtactaacaacagatatagagtataaatgctgaacggtaaataaatcacatacctcaagtgaaaagatggggatatcgagctcggatcatatcctcgagctcccaagtagtctcctcgttcgaatgatactgtcatccgactttaaccatccggatagtcttgttccgcaactgacgctctttccgatccagaattcgtaccggaatctcctcatatgtaatgtcaggctgaactggaactggaatatctgccaacacatgcgtcgggtcgggcacgtatctccgcagcatagatacgtggaatacatcatgtACGCCTGCCAggaacggtggtagtgccagtcggtaagctaccgctccgatcctctccaagatctcgaaagggccaatataccgcggagctaacttacctctgaggccaaatctcttcacccctttcgtgggtgaaactcgcagaaacacatggtcgccaatagagaacgctaggggtcttcgtatccgatcagcataacacttctggcgatcctgtgcctctaacatcctcggtctgatagtatggaccaactctgccacacgctgagctctatgaggttccAACAATTtggcctctcggattctcgtcctgattgaCGACCGAGCAACTagggtaacaagaataccctgctcctcagggtctaactcggagaaactctgaatcaagtctgtgactacaactcggtgacaagctaaagtcctctggacttccggctaagtgcatcagcaaccacattagctttcccgggtgatagctaatggtacaaacataatccttcaggaactccatccatctcctctatcgaagattaagttccttctaagtgaacagatatttgagactctgatggtcagtgagaatctcaatgtaatatcataaaggtaatgccgccaaatctttagggcaaaaataatagcggccaactctagatcatgtacagggtagaccttctcatgctccttcaaccgacgagaagcataagagactaccatatcgtgctgcatcagaacagcgctcacaccctgaatagatgcgtcggtgcagaggacatatccgtcctctccagaaggtaaaaattcaaaatcggagccgacactagtctccacttcagctcctagaagctggtcttgtcatcctcagtccaagtgaacttcacgcctttccaggtcaggcgtgtcagtgacatagctatccgagagaaaccctcaacgtatctccggaaatatcgaaccaaacaaaggaagttgcgagcctcttctatagactccgtctacttccaacggtaacaacctcgatctcctgtggaaccacggtctactcctactggtgaccgtgtgtctcaatcatctcacagaagacaatcaaaatacgcactactgatcttcacatctagacatttccatcgaaacatctctagaactatgcaaagatgatgtgtgtGATACatctcagatcaggaataaaacaccacatcgtcaataacgataacgaattctgatccaatatcttagggatacccaaatcatctagtccatgaaaacatctaaggctccgcaagccctaatggtaaaatcaatacacataatgtccgtatcacagacattcccaatccataagatcctcgacaataaacagatctaatcaccaacgatataaatcaccaaaaaaatagatcctccagtatgagagcaacactccatcacacgcaataccacatatgtgggagcaacgctctaccacaaacaatccgtaataggtgggagtaacgctccaccacaataatccaaaatatgtaagagcaacactctatcacaaaccaacaataatatgtgggagctccgctccaccacaaacgatccataagtctAAGGCACCTagctatccaactagagactgcacaagatcactcaaccacatattactgtgggcagccaaaggtataacaatccaacAATCACATcaactcatcgtcaaatctatcaacatcgtagtgaatcacccactgataagaatatgggctaacagggtaatccaacaaatgacataatgcagacactccacatcctgcattcaacataagtagaatcatcatgctgctaccaacaatacacctggcacacttgctcacacaacatatgtaatgatcgacataatcctccaatttgtacacaccacacatactcacaacaaaggtataattcatcgtgatacctctaacaatgcataccgaacccgtgtgcaaaaATCagcataggtaaaatcaacaatacacctcaaacaacactcacatgacatatatacacctatgccaagagtataactaacatatacttccaataaaccatactaaacccaggtgcactcacaaatcaaacataataaaaaaaatacctcagataccacaccaaacacatatgtacatatcacaactcagattaaatcgacaagatacctccatcaaaacaccacagatgtacttatactacaactcggatttaatcgacaagatatcttcaataatacagtCAGACACGTacatctaactacatagctaaaaaTTCACAAGGAACCTATaataaccatatcagaacatgtatacaaatactaCTCGCAAATGGCAGTCTAttacaggactcctacaacacatgaCAATCATATGAAAAATCAACATACTTAACCCAATCAACCTAGCATTCCCTATGTTACCTTccaagttatccaactaggtacgtacagtcaaaaattaaagtacccTATGGAACAAGTTACATTGATCTTCTTACAACTATCCAAGCTGATAATGGTATatgactaaatcagtcctttccacgtcaataccaaacatgtactcaaaagtgctctagatacataactaagcacaaataacctaaaggtttgaacctctaaaaatagagtatggcaatcctctactgatcaaccaacaaaactaaatcattcttctactaactaatcaagaataccttaatcatccacaagcaactaaggtatatcaaaccatgactacccaactcgacaaacgtaaatcagtcttctactgaccgatctaacaagagtaaatcaatattcactaatgaaaattaactaagataaaatggtatactacaatatcaaataactaaatcagctcataggtcaattcaacactaattacatcaactcaaactagaaaatgtcaacccacataatatcatatgtataaatgtgtacgacccaaaagaaaaagtcataattcaagaacatcaagacaccctcatttttatcctcaaaaatatcagcccacataatatcaaatgaataagtctctactccccatgagagtaagttagcattcaaaacatcaatcattatttatccacatagtccaatatcagaggaagcaattatcaatttttatcatcctgttaactaaccacaactaaccagatttattaaaatctcataggcacactcaaccgtaaactctctagcacccgatttataatctgatcaccaactataatcatcaaacctatgAATAatatacatgacactcactatgtcaacatcaacgacaacccaaataatagatcatcaaaatatttattcactaatagatcatcaaaataaatatctagtaatttatcatcagacaaccacaaaacatttactctcataaatcaataGAAATCAACATGTcaaaatatctgatctcacaatatccctcaacctcaaactaTTCTCAACAAtcatcaaacatgataactcccaaatgaccaattttcatcatatcaggtaccctaatatccaaaagatatgagtataaaaactctactggctaagtcaacaggaatatataggtatcatccactacccatcaAACAATATCAGAggttggtatgtgcctccatctcctactagtagtaatagaagctaaaactactgatggtatgatatgaaaaatcaccagagactataatccttgatctctattaaggtcaaccatgctcaatggctaacccatcacatgtactatgtgctacaacaaccagacagacactaaataaagaatgctaatacatgtcataaactattaaattaaacatcataccaatatgccgtctggagatgttccatcgctgtccaatccccaacttctgacctcaaaattccgaacatgaaaatcaccggaaatccatataaatccaaaatagAAGTCCGAAGCATAAACATAATGGAAATTCGTAGCTccgaaataaatacccaagtttactAGTAAACTCAGGCTAACTCCAAAAATATAGAACACcataagcaggtatcataactcgctctgataccaataaattgatatcagataaatctcgaaattcgtaacacgaaaatcaaacaagtatcgccaactggctctgataccactaaattgtcatgccccggaggagtccctgtccgaagaaatttcggtatcacctcccttgtacggcggacaatctgaaactttctacaatcactatatatacctcagccacatgcggctggaataataacatgtaaataaaccaatcaccacgcagtttaatagtagacaaatatagcagtaataagatgactcgaaaacaaccctactcaactacactcgtaaagctcaaaacatattcctactccactacactcgtaaagctcaaaaccggcaataaaaccaacttacctcttctgccacctaagcaggcatgtagtaaaacatatcgaataaaaatccatcaacaaggacaatccatacaatatccaggtATCAAACGAAAACTAAGTGTAAACATGGtcaaataagaagcaaaacaaaatcaaaagatccataagtcttcggggtcttcaggggaccagcaactagaactctctcctgacagcatcatcctgaaatataacaacaatggaggcggggtgagtccaacactcagcaggtacaattgatatgcaaagtaaggaaataacacctagcactaatcatgtatacagtctcctgataaaataaaggtaaatgcaaatcgAAGTAAAATAGGAGAGAAACTGtattaaccaggacctgggtataaggacaaacagtccgagtgatagggaaattctgtatgcatgtcaaacataggtatccaaacaatatgcagcatataaatgcagcaaaaacaaacacaaccaataaatgcatcatgcatatgatgccaatgtcatggtcacccctgacgccagtcagccaactcacaacaaaagtgggaccaagtgggtagggttgtgacgaccgtgcactccgcatcactactcctgatgagtgatcgagagaacgggatgctgtcggaatacatacatactcctaccccaaatcgtaaatgggggagctcagtgctctcatctcccggtacactatgacggggagggatctctaacgtgctacacgttgcgtcacactacccctgagcggaccaacggagcaccagaagagcaaactgacgtgctaccacgcagcgtcacgctacccatgagcgtcaacaacggagcaccgaacagtgatgaaactggcgatgtgctcgacaataatggagcaatctatcacacagcatgcaatcatgcgaatggtgcatgacactaagcatggtaatatactaaaccagtctatggacatataatgatgtgcaccatagtaaataaatcatatcaaagtacattgatcaaataaggtatcaaacctaggtcctgaacatggtgaagcatggttatatcactacccctatgagcatgtgtaatcaggtacataatgactcgaaatgcaaaacaaacaatcaatcaagcaggtaataggtaatcgggtagtgattaaccgaaacaaataaagaacataattaatgcaacttgttaatttcactactatgcatatcaaagacaata includes these proteins:
- the LOC122026283 gene encoding cytochrome P450 714B3-like, with translation MFDMELRLQMLLCLCLTGVCTLILYWYYIVWLKPQSILRKLRQQGIVGPRPSFLFGNSKEIKRLQMAVNSRGGHEIKHGYTPTVFPYFDKWRKDYGPVFSYSVCNVVALHLCQTDLIREISLSSSLSLGKASHQKKTHELLFGQGILKSSGEVWARQRKILAPEFFSDKVKGMVDLMVDSASSLLASWEETLRGQGGSVEIEVEEELRCYSADVISRTCFGSDYVQGKDIFLKLRELQENVSASNIFSEMFGLRFLPTKQAREARRLNEEIKSLITKTVVRQREVDGGEQKQQNLLQAIIRSAGSDEASSFVVDNCKNIYFAGHETTAVTASWCLMLLALHPEWQARARAEAVELCRRGLLDATSLHKIKILTMVIQETLRLYPPGAFVARETLQDMDFGGIHIPKGVNIFIPVSTLHHDPTIWGSDVLEFKPERFSGGILKACRLPQTYLPFGLGPRTCLGQHFAMVELKVILSLLLVKFSFTLSPNYRHSPILRLIVVPEFGMQLLLKKA